The Paramicrobacterium fandaimingii DNA segment CGCCGCGGGTCGAATGCGTCCGGCCGGACAGCGTGAGATCGACCGCGCGAAAGCACAGGGCAGCTGGGAATCGGCCTACGCCCCTCAGTCGACAATGCAGGTTCCGCCCGAGCTCGAGGCCGCGTTGGCTGAGAACCCTCGCGCGTTCGATTTCTTCGAAACCCTCTCGGGCCGCAATCGCTACGCCGTGCTCTTTCGCGTGAGCTCGGCCAAGCAGTCTGAGACGCGGGCGAGCCGCGCAGCCACAATGGTCGAGATGCTTGAGCGCGGCGAGACGGTCTACCCGCAGTAATCAGCGCGTTCGGCGTGCTGACAGCATCCAGCCGACAATCGCTGCGGAGCCGAATGCACCGCCGACGACTCCGGATGCCGCTGCAGCGGTGAGCGCCCACGAGGCATCGTGGAGCGGGCCAAGAAAGTGCAGCGCCGCAAGCACCCCGGCTACTGCAACGCAGGCTGCGGCGGCGATGACGATGACGAGCGAGATCACGCTGAGCGATCTGCGCGCTTTCGCCGTCGGGCCACCACGAGCGAATCGACCCGCGGACGGGCGCAGCGTATTCGCGGCGGCAGCGACGGCCAGCACCAGAAGAGCACCGCCGACGACGTCACTCGGGCGGTGCCAGCCGAAAACGACGAGCTGACCGCTCACGAGCCCGAGCACGAGAGAGATAACAGGCAACGCGATTGGCCGCACGACATGCGGCAGCACGATCACGAGGGCAAAGGCTGTCGAGGTGAACGCGATCGTATGCCCGCTGGGGAATGTATTGACGGCGTCGATGGAGAAGTCCGGACGCTGCAGAATCTGATGCTTGAGCAGCTGCCCCAGCACATTGCTGAGTCCCATCACGACGGCGGCGATGACGGCGTCTGCCCAGGCACGCCGGATGAGGCCGATCAGCACGACGACCGCGAGCGCGATCGCGAGATTCGGAACGGTGACAAGGGCAAGCAGCGGCGATCGTTCACTGTAGAGCGACGAGTCGAGCACCCGATCTTCCACGCGCTGGCCCAGGTGCGTCTGCACAGCCATGAAGAACGACACGACGACGCCAAGAGCGGCGACAATTGCCGTCAGAATGCTGCGCACTCGTGTCGTCATATCTCTCCTTTCGTCCACTGACTCTGCTCTGTCCGGTGCTGTCCTGACGTGAGACACCGACTATAAGTATCGACGGTTGAAGCTGAAGAGAGAGTTGGAACGCGCCAGTCGGTTGGTATGACTCTGCTGAACGCACGGTGATCGCATGATTGGCGAAGCGTAGGCTCGTCGCATGAGCACTCCGGCTATTCGCAGCATCCATCACGTGACCTTCACCGTCTCCGACGTCAGCGCGAGCATTGCCTGGTACCGCGACGTTCTGGGGTTCACCGAAGAATTCCATCGTCAGCACAACGGGCTCGAGAAGGCACGTCTGTACAGGGGCGACATCATGGTCACCTTCGCCGGTCACGGCGACTCGGCAGAGCCTGGGCGGTTTTCGGAACGTCGTGTCGGTCTCGACCACCTGAGTTTCGGGGTGGATGCCGACGCCATCGAGGCGTGGGCTGACCATCTCGAGGCGAACGGCGTTACGTGGTCTCCCATCGTCGATGGGATCTCGGGCCGCGTGCTGTCGTTTCGCGACCCCGACAACATTGCGCTGGAGTTCTACACGATCGACTGATCTCGCGGCAGAAGCTCACACTTCTTCGGCACCGCACGTCTACCGAGTGATGACAATGAAACAGCCGTTTGAAGCCGTCGTCACCCATCATGGGGCGACGGTGCTTCGCGTGTGTCGAGCCGTGCTCGGCCCGCACACCGACGCAGACGACGCATGGCAAGAGACGTTCGTCGCGGCAATGGGGGCGTACTCCGACCTTCCTGCAGACGCCAACGTCGAAGCGTGGCTCGTCACCATCGCCCATCGCAAGGCGATCGACGTCACACGGTCGCGTTCTCGGCACCCCATCACCGTCGACGAGCTTCCCGATTCGGCAAGCACCCTCGGCAACCCGGAGTCGCGCGACCTCGATCTCTGGCCTCGCGTTGCGGCGCTGCCGCGCAAGCAACGCCTCGTCATCGCCTACCACTACGTCGCCGGCCTCCCGTATTCCGAGATCGCAGCGCTCATCGGAGGGTCTGCGGCCGCCGCACGGCGAGCCGCAGCCGACGGGATCGCTGCGTTGCGGCAGCAGCATCCGGTCGACGTCACTGCACACGAAGGAGAAGCAGATGACTGAGATTCCCCGCGAAGCCGAGCGTCTTCGCACCCTCGCCCAGCCCACAGCCGATCATCTCGCGCGGCTGCACGCCATTTTGGAGACCAGGGCCGAAGCCGCTGGCCTGATCGACGTCGCCTACGCCACGGCAGACTCTCCGCTCGGCCGATTGCTGATCGCCGCAACCCCACTGGGGATCGTGCGCATCGCGTTTGAGTCTCAGGGCTTCGACGACGTTCTCAGCCTGCTGAGCGAGCGGGTGAGCCCCCGCGTGCTCGAAGCACCCGCACGGCTCGATCTGGTTCGCAGGGAGCTCGACGAATACTTCGCTGGAACGCGCACCGGCTTCGACGTCTCTCTCGACCGCTCGCTTTCCCACGGTTTTCGGCGGCAGGTGCACGAGCATCTTCCCGCCATCGCCTACGGTTCAACGCAGTCGTACGCCGAGGTTGCCCGCGACGTGGGCAGACCGAAGGCGGTGCGAGCCGTCGGCACGGCGTGTGCCGTGAATCCGCTGCCGATCATCGTTCCCTGTCACCGCGTGCTGCGCAGTGACGGCACAACCGGCGGGTACGCGGGAGGCCCCGAGGCGAAGGCCCTGCTTCTCGACCTCGAAGCAACCAGCACTGTCACAGACCGCCGGTAGCATCGCACTCATGGAAAGCGAGAAGGCGAACGGCGTCGTGCGCGGCGACGACGGTCTCTTCCGCCCCACGTGGGCGGCCTCAGACCACCTCATGCGCGACTACTACGACACCGAGTGGGGCATGCCGGTGCGCGATGAGCGCGGCCTTTTCGAGCGCATCAGCCTCGAGGCGTTTCAGTCAGGTCTCTCGTGGGCGACGATTCTGCGCAAGCGTCCCGCCTTTCGTACGGCGTTCGCCGATTTCGATCCGGATGCTGTCGCCGCATTCGGCGACGACGATGTCGACTGTCTTCTCGGCGACGCGGGGATCGTCCGAAATCGGGCGAAGATCCTCGCCACCATCGGCAATGCGCGGGCGACCGTGGAGATGCGCGGCGACGGGGGTCTCGTCGAATTCGTGTGGTCGTTTCAGCCCGCCGAGACGCCGCAGCCGCGCACCTTCGCCGATGTGCCCACGTCGAGTCCCGAATCGCTCGCGCTCTCGAAAGCACTGCGGGGGCGAGGCTTCCGCTTTGTCGGCCCGACGACGATGTTCGCCCTGATGGAGGCTGTCGGCATGATCGACACCCATCTCGTCGATAGTCACCGGCGCGGCAGTTCGGGCGTGTGGCCCCGGGCATAGGCCGCGATTCAGAAGGGCATCAGCGTCAGCATCCACGTGCCGAGTGCCCACAGCAGAAACGCCATCGCGCCCGCAGCGAGGGCGCCGATCACATGGATCGCAACGCCCAGCTTTGGAACATGCGGGATGTGCGAGATCGAATTCGCACCGACCATCGCCTCAATCAGCGTCTTCCCCGTTTCGGGCTTGTCAAAATACGCCACGTGCTCGCGCCACCAGCTCGTCGCCCGCGACACCGGAACGTAGCGAACGAAATCGGCGTCGCCTCGCGGACCAAGGCACACGGGGTCCATGAGGGACTTAATGACGGCGACCTGACAATCCGGTGTCTTGTGCTGGTCTCGCGGGGCATTCGCCAGCCGAACGATGACGAATGCAGCGACACCGAAGTAGACCAGCAAAAACGCGACCTCACCGAGACCGCTCCACGCGAAGTCCCAGAATCCGCGGCTCATGGCGTCTGCCCGATCACTCACCTCGGCAGGCATGACCATGCGCGGCGGCCACAACCCGGCGAACGTATCTACCGCCACCCCCACCAGGCCCGCGAGCCCGTTCCACAACGCTGTGAGAACAAGCGCGAACACCATCGGAAAGGTCAGGAGCACAGTCCACAGGGCGACAACGACTCCCGGGCTTCGGCGCAGCATCCGGAGAATTCCGAGAGGAAACTCACCCGATCCGACCCAGACGCACGTGTCGACGTCGGTAGTGATCGCGACGCGGCGACCGATCTCAGCGCCCTGCGAGTGCCCGACCACGATGACAGCATCCGACTGCTGCCTCACGCTCTCGACGAGTTCACGCACCGAGGCGATTGCCGTGTCGTCGAGTCTGTCCGACCGGTACATCCAGGCGTCGCCGATCCACGAGGACACGATTGTGCGCGCTACCGTCGACAGCCGCCTGTTGACGAGGATTAGTGGTGTGACCAGAAGTGCGAGAACCATGATGACCGGGGCCACGATCGGCACGAGCATCACCGTTCCCGCCGGCAAAATCTGCAGCAGAGGATGCGTCCGGCCGCCTCGTTCCTGCACGTGGAGAATATCGATGACCCAGCCGGCCATTGTCAGCCAGATGGCGAACGGTGCAACCCGAAGCATCCACAGCAGCACCGACCGCCACGGCGGCGGGTCCACGAGATGATCCCAGCGTCCATCGTGCAGCGTCACCTCGATGGGAACGCAGTTTGGCAAGCTGACATCGAGAACACGTGCTCCCTGGTCGGCGTCCGTCACACCCTCGGCATCCGTGACCGAGCCGCCGAGCGACTCGGCGCCACGCCGAACGGCCAATGCCACGTCGCGCGTTGTCTGCCCCTGCGCCTGTCGACCGATTCCGTGAATACAGACGATCCCGAACCTCGGCTTCACCGAATCACCCCGATGACCTGTATAACAGCAGTGGCACTCGCTGGCGAATGTTTCAGCCAGCGCGGCGACACTTACCGCGCGGCGCGTGCGGCGCTGATAACGCCGCTGACGGCATCGCGAAGCTTCTCGACGTCACCCGGCGTCATCTGAAACTTCGCACCCATCGCAATCGGCACCTGCTTGGCCCGCTCGCGCAGCTCATGACCGTCGTCGGTCAGCTCGATGGCAAGCTGCCGCTCATCGAGCGGATTGCGGGTGCGACGCACGTACCCGACGCGCTCGAGACGCTTGACCATCGGCGAGAGCGTCGCGGCCTCGAGCATGAGCAGGTCACCGAGCCCCGAGAGCGACAGCGTTCCGTGCTCCCAGAGCGCAAGCATCACAAGGTATTGCGGATGGGTCAGATTGAGCGGCTCGAGCTCAGAGCGGTATGCGTCAATGACGGTGCGCGACGCAACAGCCAAGGCAAAGCACAGCTGGCTTTCGAGCGCGAGCGGATCGTCGACGGTCACCTCGACGTCGCCACTCATTGCGGGCACCGCACGCGGGTGGGGTGGTACTGCCCGGCACTGCGCGAAATCGCATGCTCCGACATGGGCCGAGAGCACATGGGGCAGGGTGGGTTCGCTGGCCGCACGTCGGGACCTTCGTCATAGCCCGCGCCAACCTGAGCCGGGCCGGTGAATGTGCGAATCCCCCGGTTCATCAACTCGTAGAAGCGCCAGAATCGCTCGCCCATCACACTCGCCCTTCTCGCACACCGTTCGTGCACGATTACTTTGTACCCTAAGTATCTTCGACGCTCTTCGCCAGTGCAACGACGTTCGCCGTGGCGGAATCAGGGCGGCGTATAGACCATTCCCGGCCATCGATTTCCCTGGCGCTGACGAGCACCACCAACCGAACCTGGCGTGAGGCTACTTCGCCAGTCGAACGGTCGGAGCGTCGGCCTCGTTCCAGCGGAACAGCACCAGGTGCCAAAGACCTGGCTTCTTCCGCGAGGGGTCGATCAGTCCGTTCGCGCCACGCGCGACAAGCGTGTCGCGAACGGCCCACGACGAGGGTGTTCCCCCGGAAGCCACGGTCTCCTGCCACGGAGCAATCGCATCAGCGAAGGTGACGCCCGTCGCCTCCAACGCTGCGGTGTCGCGCAGGTCGACGATGCTGCGGGCCTCGACCTCAACGGCCATGACCTCAAGCGCCGGGGAACGCTGATCCCTATGAGCGATCATCGCGGCTTCGACACCCTCGACAGATGAACTCAGATACAGCGTCGGCTGATGAGGTCTCGAGTAGCGTCCCGCCGAACGCGATCCCGCTATCGCGAACTGGCGAAATGAGGGATCGATTGCGCGGTAGAAGGTGCCGCGAATCACGAGAGCGCGGGTCAGTTCATCGCCGGTCACGCTAGCAGTATGCCATCCCTTTTGCCCCGGAACTGGTTCTGGCGAGAAGGTGTCCTCATCGCGGCCATTAACGATCGTTTCCGGCACCCCTTTGTAGGCGCTTGCCAAGTCGACGCCGCAGGCTGTGGATCGAGTCTTTCGAATGTGCTTGCTGGGAGGATTGAAAGATGAGGTACAAACAGAGCCCAGAGCCAGCTCACGCTCTCATCGCTGCGGGCCGCCGACACTCCGCCGCCGTATTGGCAGATGGCTCCGTACTTGTCGCTGGTCGCTCGAATTCGGAGGAGCTGCGAGTGGAAGGTTGGGGCGACGTTGTTGCCGTGGCCGTAGGTGGCGTACACACTGCTTCGAACACCGGTCGCGCCCACACGGTCGGGTTGCGCAAAGACGGCACGGTACTCGCGACTGGCTGGAACAACGAGGGACAGTGTGACGTCGAGGATTGGTCTCAGGTCGTGAGCATCGCCGCCGGGTGGCGTCGCACGCTTGGAGTCCGTGCGGATGGGACAGCTCTCGCGGCTGGTAGGCGAAACGAGGGAGCCAACGACGTTGAAGGATGGGGCGAACTTGTATCCGTCGCGGCGGGTGACTGGCACACCATTGGGCTCCGCGCAGACGGTACGGCTGTTGCCGTTGGGAACAATCGAAGAGGGCAGTGCGCGATCACAGGATGGCGCAATTTGCGTGCGGTGGCTGCGGGCTATCTACACACGATCGGTCTGACCCAAGACGGCAAGGTGGTTGCGGCCGGGGATCGGATGGCCGGCGTCGATGAATTAGGAGCTTGGGACAACATCACGGCAGTCTCAGCAGGGAGCTATCACACGGTTGCAGTCCTCGAAGATGGCAGGGTGCTCGCGGCCGGAGACAACAGCCGCGGTCAGTGTGACGTGGCAGCGTGGCGCGATGTCATAGCGGTCGCCGCGGGATCGACCCACACCCTCGGCCTTCGATCAGATGGAACTGTGCTCGCATCCGGAAACGACGACGATGGCCAGTGCGACGTCGACGGTTGGCTACTCACTCACGCCCATTAACGGTCATTATCGGTCGAGAGTGCTCCCTTCCGACCGCAAGCCTCTCGGTGCGGTCATTGACGATCGCTATCGATCGCCTCAGGGCAGCTCGTAGACCATACCGGCGCCGCCGTCACCGATGAGAGCCAGTCCAGCTTCGAGCGCAGTCGGCACGCGATTCACAAGATCATCGGATGCTGGCGAGCCAGCGTGCCGCGCATCAGCTCCCGGCCACACCACAGCGGTGACGTTGCCCGTCGGTTCAGGCAGCTGCGCACCGAGAACGAGGAACTGCGCGTCGAGGATCTGGGAGGACACAGCATCGAGGCTGACCAAGAGGTCGGCACCGCACACAACGACGACGTCAGAACCCTCGGCCGCATCAACCAGATCGGTGACCACATCCGACGGCCCGGACGTGACGACGTCGACGGACGCGTCGACCCTCGCCGCAGCTTTCTCGACAGCATCCGGTATTACATCGTCTGTTCCCTCCGCAATGATGAACGCGATCTCGATTCCAGCCTCGATCGGGGGCAGCTGCTCCGGTACTGGCAACACGCTGCCCGGCGACGGTGATGCGCTCGGCTGCGGCTCTGCCTTCTGAGACGTTGCGGCTCCCGGCGCGCGAGAGGAGGTTGCGCTGCCCGCGGCTGCGCCATCGACGGAACACCCCGTGAGAGTGACCGCCGCCGCGAGAACCAGGCCGACTCCGGCACGTCGGTGGTGAAATCTGAACATGCGCCCTTTCAGGGGGTTGGTCTTCAGGGGTCGGATCTTGGGGAACTGAGGGCTTCAGTGGCTGGGGCGACGAGCGACGTCATGAGCACGCGTGCGGTAGGCACCGGCACGAAGCCGGCACCTGCCGCACGGTGCACACGTGATGCGTTCGGATTACGCGTTCAGCCTGCGGCGACGCACAGCCGCTGTCACGGCGAGCCCGACACCGAGCATCACGAGCAGCCCCGCTGCGACCAGCCACGGCAGCGCTTCGGCACCCGTGTACGGCAGCTCCCCGCTCGCGCTGTCGCCCGAATTTCCGGGCGCTGAACCAGCGTCGTCTTCTGCATCTTCGCCAGGCTCAGCACCGGGACCTGTGCCCGGCACCTCAGCGGCGACGACAGTCACCTCGCGCGTCGCGGTCTGCGTGTTGCCCGCAGCATCCGCAACGCTGTACTCAAGCGAGTAGCTGCCGAGCGTCGCGGTGTCGACGCTGCCGGTCACCGTGACGGCATCCGTGAGGTCTCCGTCAGTGTCGTCTGCGGCGCTGACACCGGCCATCGGGTCAAAGTCGCTGCCCTGCTCGACCTCGCCGCTCGTGGGCACCGTCAGCTGCGGAGCCACGGTGTCTTCGCGCGTCAGCGTCACCTGATCGACGACGCTGTTCACGGCAGCCCGCGCGACGCTTTGTTCGCTGCGATACGTGGTGATGGTGATGGCGTCGTCCGTCACCTCGATGTTGGTGTAGTTGCGCACCTTCTCCTGGTTGATCACCGAGGCATACCAGGCATCGGGAGCGGTGACGTCGTAGTACTTCGACCCACTCGCCGAGTTCGCCGTCACATAGAGCACGTCGCCCTCGCCCGCGACGACATCGTTCGATGCTGCGGTCTCGTCCGGGTTCGCGAGCTCGCCGTCGTTGATGAGGTAGCTGCGCGTGTAGCTGTGGTCGTGCCCCTGAAGCACCAGGTCGACGCCGAGGTCGCTGATGAGTGTTGGCAGCTCGTTGCGCATCGAGATGATGTTCGAGTCGTTGACGTGTGCCGCCACCGAATAGATCGAGTGGTGGAACGCCACAACAGACCAGCGAGCGTCAGCACCGTGCTCTGCAACGACGTCGCGCAAGAACTGCTCATGCGCGTCGATGTCGGGATTGTTCGAGTTGATCACCATGTAGAGAACGCCCTTGAAGCTGAACCAGTAGTCGCCGCCAGACGACGAGTCGCTCAGCGCGGCGCCTGCCTCCGAGTCGAGGTTCGGCGTCGTGTAGTGCTGCTCGTACGCCTTCGATCCGACGTCGTGGTTGCCGATAACGGGAACGGTGGGAATCTGCTGCATCTGCTTCGGGGACAGGTACGCGTCGTACTCGTTCTCGCTCGATGCCGTGTTCACCTGGTCTCCAGCGGAAAACAGCATCTCGCTCTGGGGAAACTGCTCAAGTGCGACGTCGAGGGTGTCTTGCCAGCCTGCCTTGTCCGATGCCACGTTTCCTGAAGCGCCGATCTGCGGGTCACCGAAGAACAAGAAGTTGTAGTCGCCGGTGAAGTCCGCCGTGCTGAACATCTGCACGTCAGACCAGCCGAGCGCGTCACTGCCGACGCGGTATGCATACGTTGAATTCTCGCTGAGTCCGTCGAGAGTTGCGCGGCGGTTCTGCTCGCCGCTCGTGGTCTCGCCACCGGCGGCGTCGACGGTTGTCGCGCTGTCGGCGGGGAATTCAGCACCGGATGCTGGCGCCACGGCGTACTGCACGTACTGCGCCTCGTCGACATCCGTGTACCAGGTGAGGTTGCGCGAGCTCTCGTCGCTTCCGATGCTCATCACGAGGTTGTCGAAGCTCGCGTGCTCCGGAGTGACGAGCGGGGCGAGCTCGCTCATGTCGAAGTAGATGTCTGAGCTGGTGTCGCGGTCTTGGTAAAGCGCGACGGCAACGGTGTTCTCGCCAGTCTGCAGAACGTCGGTGGGGACAGTGAATGTCGAGGTGAGCGGTGAGCCGTTGCTCGAGCCCGCGTACATCAGATTGCGCTCGGCCTCGGGCGCAGCATCCACCGTGTCGTCGACGAAACCGGCAACCTGCGTGCCGTTGACGAAAATCTGAATGGCGTCGTCGTAGGTGACGGTTCCACTCAGTCCGTTGAGTTCAGAAAGCTCGTCCGTGGTGACTGTGACGTCAGTGCGAAAGTGGAACGTGCGCACGTTGGGCGGCGCTTCGCCGTCGACGTACTGGTTCAGCAGTGTGGTGATCGGAAAGTTCGCGCCGATACCCTCGGCCTCGCCGCGCTTCGCGCCGAATGTGCCGGTTGCCGACTTCCATGCGGCGTCGTCGAAGTCGCCGGTCGTCCATGACAGCCGGTCATCTGACCCCGCTGCCGGATCTGTGTCGTTGTCCGAGTAGCTCCACACGGTTGATGCCGTGTCGATGTAGGTGTCGGGCAGCTCGGCGGCGAATGCAACGCCCGCCGAGGCTGAGAACATGGTTGCCAGCAGTGCCGTGGCACTGGCTGTGGCGATGGTGCGTCTCGAGCGGTGGGATGCTCGCGGGCGCAGTTCCGCTGTGAGCGGTGCTGTCATTCTTCCTCCACGTGTCGGCCGGGGGCGGCCGCGGCCTGACACCTGCTTCGGTGCCACTCAGCGAACGTAGAGGCGCAGCGTGACGCGACGGTGAACACATGGCAAAGTCCCGTCTCGCGTGCGACGGTTACCAGGATGCTGTCGCGCGCTCAGCCGGTGGCGCAGATGCTGCCCTCTGTCGGACTGCATCGGCTGCTACCAGACGACCTCAATATCGAACTCGGCGAACGCATGATTGCGGCTGATGAGCGGGAGCGCTTCGATTGTGCTCTGCGCTGCCAGCATCCTGTCGAAGGGGTCTCGATGTGCGGCTTCGAGACCGCCAGCGAGCACCCCGTGACGGAACGTGATGGGCAGGTGCGTGAAACCATGCTCCGTTGACAGCTCGCCAAACTTCTCGGCCGCTTCTGGTACGCCGTTCAGCTTGCCCAGCCGCGTCTTCGTCGCGATCTCCCATGCACTGGCGGCACTGACGCAGACGACGTTTGATCGATTCTCTATGACCTCGATCGCGGTCGTCGAGAGCCGCCGATCGTTCGTCAGCCACCACAGCAGAACATGGGTATCGAGAAGGTAACCCAGCATCAGGCTTGCCACGCGGCGAGCTCATTTTCGGGCAACTCGTCGAAGAACTCGTCACCCACCACGCCCGCGAGCCCGCCCGGCGCACGTTTACCCGCGGCCGGATCCAGCGGCACAAGCCGCGCGTACGGCTTTCCCGACTTTGCCAGGACGATCTCTTCTCCCGCGTGAGCACGCTCGAGCAAGCGCGACAACTGGGTCTTCGCCACGTGAACGTTCACCACAGCATCCATGGTGCCCTCCTCGACTAGGTCACTTAGTTAAGTGCGCCCGTATCGGACGCTGCCGATTCGCGTGCTGCCACACCGATGTTCCACACGTACGTCGGCGCCGTGCCGTTCACCGTCCAGTCGCCCACGATGCGTGCCTTGTAGATCCACGGGTTGTGGCTCACGACGGTGCGGGCGTTGCGCCAGTGCCGGTCGAGGCCGACGTCACGGCTCACTCCGGATGCTCCGAGCGTGTCGAACAG contains these protein-coding regions:
- a CDS encoding YdeI/OmpD-associated family protein gives rise to the protein MVDGEPLRFEDAAAWEAWLAQHYATSAGVQLAIAKSNNSAASLTHADALEVALCYGWIDGVRNRIDQSWFSQSYMPRREGSRWSLLNRERADALIAAGRMRPAGQREIDRAKAQGSWESAYAPQSTMQVPPELEAALAENPRAFDFFETLSGRNRYAVLFRVSSAKQSETRASRAATMVEMLERGETVYPQ
- a CDS encoding DNA-3-methyladenine glycosylase I, whose amino-acid sequence is MESEKANGVVRGDDGLFRPTWAASDHLMRDYYDTEWGMPVRDERGLFERISLEAFQSGLSWATILRKRPAFRTAFADFDPDAVAAFGDDDVDCLLGDAGIVRNRAKILATIGNARATVEMRGDGGLVEFVWSFQPAETPQPRTFADVPTSSPESLALSKALRGRGFRFVGPTTMFALMEAVGMIDTHLVDSHRRGSSGVWPRA
- a CDS encoding type II toxin-antitoxin system VapC family toxin, with translation MASLMLGYLLDTHVLLWWLTNDRRLSTTAIEVIENRSNVVCVSAASAWEIATKTRLGKLNGVPEAAEKFGELSTEHGFTHLPITFRHGVLAGGLEAAHRDPFDRMLAAQSTIEALPLISRNHAFAEFDIEVVW
- a CDS encoding immunoglobulin-like domain-containing protein, with product MTAPLTAELRPRASHRSRRTIATASATALLATMFSASAGVAFAAELPDTYIDTASTVWSYSDNDTDPAAGSDDRLSWTTGDFDDAAWKSATGTFGAKRGEAEGIGANFPITTLLNQYVDGEAPPNVRTFHFRTDVTVTTDELSELNGLSGTVTYDDAIQIFVNGTQVAGFVDDTVDAAPEAERNLMYAGSSNGSPLTSTFTVPTDVLQTGENTVAVALYQDRDTSSDIYFDMSELAPLVTPEHASFDNLVMSIGSDESSRNLTWYTDVDEAQYVQYAVAPASGAEFPADSATTVDAAGGETTSGEQNRRATLDGLSENSTYAYRVGSDALGWSDVQMFSTADFTGDYNFLFFGDPQIGASGNVASDKAGWQDTLDVALEQFPQSEMLFSAGDQVNTASSENEYDAYLSPKQMQQIPTVPVIGNHDVGSKAYEQHYTTPNLDSEAGAALSDSSSGGDYWFSFKGVLYMVINSNNPDIDAHEQFLRDVVAEHGADARWSVVAFHHSIYSVAAHVNDSNIISMRNELPTLISDLGVDLVLQGHDHSYTRSYLINDGELANPDETAASNDVVAGEGDVLYVTANSASGSKYYDVTAPDAWYASVINQEKVRNYTNIEVTDDAITITTYRSEQSVARAAVNSVVDQVTLTREDTVAPQLTVPTSGEVEQGSDFDPMAGVSAADDTDGDLTDAVTVTGSVDTATLGSYSLEYSVADAAGNTQTATREVTVVAAEVPGTGPGAEPGEDAEDDAGSAPGNSGDSASGELPYTGAEALPWLVAAGLLVMLGVGLAVTAAVRRRRLNA
- a CDS encoding VOC family protein; protein product: MSTPAIRSIHHVTFTVSDVSASIAWYRDVLGFTEEFHRQHNGLEKARLYRGDIMVTFAGHGDSAEPGRFSERRVGLDHLSFGVDADAIEAWADHLEANGVTWSPIVDGISGRVLSFRDPDNIALEFYTID
- a CDS encoding RNA polymerase sigma factor, which produces MKQPFEAVVTHHGATVLRVCRAVLGPHTDADDAWQETFVAAMGAYSDLPADANVEAWLVTIAHRKAIDVTRSRSRHPITVDELPDSASTLGNPESRDLDLWPRVAALPRKQRLVIAYHYVAGLPYSEIAALIGGSAAAARRAAADGIAALRQQHPVDVTAHEGEADD
- a CDS encoding type II toxin-antitoxin system Phd/YefM family antitoxin, with the translated sequence MDAVVNVHVAKTQLSRLLERAHAGEEIVLAKSGKPYARLVPLDPAAGKRAPGGLAGVVGDEFFDELPENELAAWQA
- a CDS encoding RCC1 domain-containing protein gives rise to the protein MRYKQSPEPAHALIAAGRRHSAAVLADGSVLVAGRSNSEELRVEGWGDVVAVAVGGVHTASNTGRAHTVGLRKDGTVLATGWNNEGQCDVEDWSQVVSIAAGWRRTLGVRADGTALAAGRRNEGANDVEGWGELVSVAAGDWHTIGLRADGTAVAVGNNRRGQCAITGWRNLRAVAAGYLHTIGLTQDGKVVAAGDRMAGVDELGAWDNITAVSAGSYHTVAVLEDGRVLAAGDNSRGQCDVAAWRDVIAVAAGSTHTLGLRSDGTVLASGNDDDGQCDVDGWLLTHAH
- a CDS encoding phosphatase PAP2 family protein — encoded protein: MTTRVRSILTAIVAALGVVVSFFMAVQTHLGQRVEDRVLDSSLYSERSPLLALVTVPNLAIALAVVVLIGLIRRAWADAVIAAVVMGLSNVLGQLLKHQILQRPDFSIDAVNTFPSGHTIAFTSTAFALVIVLPHVVRPIALPVISLVLGLVSGQLVVFGWHRPSDVVGGALLVLAVAAAANTLRPSAGRFARGGPTAKARRSLSVISLVIVIAAAACVAVAGVLAALHFLGPLHDASWALTAAAASGVVGGAFGSAAIVGWMLSARRTR
- a CDS encoding methylated-DNA--[protein]-cysteine S-methyltransferase, with amino-acid sequence MTEIPREAERLRTLAQPTADHLARLHAILETRAEAAGLIDVAYATADSPLGRLLIAATPLGIVRIAFESQGFDDVLSLLSERVSPRVLEAPARLDLVRRELDEYFAGTRTGFDVSLDRSLSHGFRRQVHEHLPAIAYGSTQSYAEVARDVGRPKAVRAVGTACAVNPLPIIVPCHRVLRSDGTTGGYAGGPEAKALLLDLEATSTVTDRR
- a CDS encoding RES family NAD+ phosphorylase, giving the protein MTGDELTRALVIRGTFYRAIDPSFRQFAIAGSRSAGRYSRPHQPTLYLSSSVEGVEAAMIAHRDQRSPALEVMAVEVEARSIVDLRDTAALEATGVTFADAIAPWQETVASGGTPSSWAVRDTLVARGANGLIDPSRKKPGLWHLVLFRWNEADAPTVRLAK
- a CDS encoding MarR family winged helix-turn-helix transcriptional regulator, producing the protein MSGDVEVTVDDPLALESQLCFALAVASRTVIDAYRSELEPLNLTHPQYLVMLALWEHGTLSLSGLGDLLMLEAATLSPMVKRLERVGYVRRTRNPLDERQLAIELTDDGHELRERAKQVPIAMGAKFQMTPGDVEKLRDAVSGVISAARAAR